Proteins encoded together in one Oikeobacillus pervagus window:
- the rsmD gene encoding 16S rRNA (guanine(966)-N(2))-methyltransferase RsmD yields MRVISGKLKGIQLKAVPGKDTRPTTDKVKEAIFNIVGPYFLEGIGLDLFAGSGGLGIEALSRGFHQMIFVDRDMKAVQTIKTNLSQCHVREESEIYRNHAERALNAVKKRQIQFDGIFLDPPYKKQKLHKLLQIIDEEQLLRKDGFVVCEHSSDIEMPYEVGNLHIVKQESYGIIGISIYEQKAPKN; encoded by the coding sequence ATGAGAGTAATTTCAGGAAAATTAAAAGGTATACAACTTAAAGCTGTTCCAGGAAAAGATACCAGACCAACGACAGATAAAGTAAAGGAAGCGATTTTTAATATAGTCGGTCCCTATTTTTTAGAAGGGATTGGTTTAGACCTTTTTGCTGGCAGTGGTGGACTTGGGATTGAAGCATTAAGCAGAGGGTTTCATCAAATGATTTTTGTAGACCGAGATATGAAAGCGGTTCAAACGATTAAGACGAACTTATCCCAATGTCATGTACGTGAGGAAAGTGAAATATACCGAAATCATGCTGAACGTGCGCTAAATGCTGTAAAAAAAAGACAAATTCAATTCGATGGAATCTTTTTAGATCCACCATATAAAAAACAGAAGTTGCATAAGCTTCTACAAATAATTGATGAAGAGCAACTTCTACGAAAAGATGGTTTTGTCGTTTGCGAGCATAGTTCTGATATTGAAATGCCATATGAAGTGGGGAATCTTCATATAGTGAAACAAGAATCATATGGGATCATTGGAATATCTATTTATGAACAAAAGGCGCCAAAGAACTGA
- the coaD gene encoding pantetheine-phosphate adenylyltransferase: MASIAVCPGSFDPITNGHLDIIQRGANVFEKVFVVVLKNSAKNPLFTVEERMELIEKVTASLPNVEIDSYDGLLVDYARSIKANAILRGLRAVSDFEYEMQGTSMNRILDQNIETFFMMTKNQYSFLSSSIVKEVAKYDADISGLVPPEVAIALKKKFK, encoded by the coding sequence GTGGCAAGTATTGCGGTATGTCCTGGAAGTTTTGATCCGATTACAAACGGGCATCTTGATATTATTCAACGGGGGGCCAATGTGTTTGAAAAGGTGTTTGTAGTCGTATTAAAAAATTCGGCGAAGAACCCGTTATTTACTGTGGAAGAAAGAATGGAATTAATAGAAAAGGTAACAGCTTCTTTGCCAAATGTAGAAATTGACAGTTATGATGGACTTTTAGTAGACTATGCCAGGAGTATAAAGGCGAATGCGATTCTTCGTGGATTAAGAGCGGTGTCCGATTTTGAATATGAAATGCAAGGAACGTCTATGAACCGGATTTTAGACCAAAATATTGAAACTTTTTTTATGATGACAAAAAATCAATATTCATTTCTAAGCTCAAGCATCGTAAAAGAAGTAGCAAAATACGATGCAGATATATCCGGACTTGTACCACCTGAAGTTGCAATTGCATTGAAAAAGAAGTTTAAATAA
- the ylbJ gene encoding sporulation integral membrane protein YlbJ has translation MNASKLKTLILSICATSFAISLISFPKESMDASIRGLNMWWEIVFPSLLPFFIISEMLIGFGVVKFIGVLLEPLMRPLFRVPGIGGFVWAMGMASGFPAGAKLTARLRQERQITRAEGERLVSFTNSSNPLFIFGAVSVGFFYNPNLGIMLALAHYLGNFMVGLTMRFYGNDRKQKKETKNHFSIKHAFSVLHQTRIKDERPIGKLLGDAVISSIQTLLMIGGFIILFSVINKLLFHLHITSFLAKAINYFFHLFGLPSLLSIPFISGLFEITLGSQLTSQVQGVSLLQQAVIVSFILAFSGFSVQAQVASILAQTDIQFKPFFFARILHGFYSAIIMAVLWKPVYEHFYENGETIHSIPVFIQGNAKWWEVAIHWLQNIGPLLTISALIIYILIYARRNLQN, from the coding sequence TTGAATGCTTCCAAATTAAAAACTTTAATTCTCTCTATATGTGCAACATCTTTTGCGATCTCATTAATATCCTTTCCTAAGGAATCAATGGATGCCTCCATTCGCGGACTGAATATGTGGTGGGAAATCGTCTTCCCTTCCTTACTTCCTTTTTTTATCATATCTGAAATGCTAATCGGTTTTGGGGTCGTAAAATTTATCGGCGTTTTATTGGAACCACTTATGAGACCCCTGTTTCGAGTCCCTGGAATCGGTGGCTTTGTCTGGGCGATGGGAATGGCATCTGGTTTTCCTGCAGGAGCAAAACTGACTGCTAGACTTCGACAAGAGCGGCAAATCACAAGAGCAGAAGGAGAAAGACTTGTTTCTTTTACAAATTCCTCTAATCCATTATTTATATTTGGTGCGGTCTCAGTTGGTTTTTTCTACAACCCAAATTTAGGAATTATGTTAGCTTTAGCCCATTATTTAGGGAACTTTATGGTTGGATTGACCATGAGATTTTACGGTAATGACCGCAAACAAAAAAAAGAAACAAAGAATCATTTTTCAATCAAGCATGCCTTTTCCGTTCTGCATCAAACAAGAATTAAAGATGAACGACCGATTGGAAAGCTATTAGGCGATGCCGTCATTTCATCGATCCAGACATTACTGATGATTGGTGGCTTTATTATATTGTTCTCAGTTATTAATAAGCTACTCTTCCATTTACACATTACCTCGTTTTTAGCGAAGGCAATTAATTATTTCTTTCATTTATTTGGTTTACCATCATTGCTCAGCATCCCTTTTATTTCCGGTTTATTTGAAATTACCCTTGGTAGCCAATTGACTAGTCAAGTTCAAGGAGTATCATTGCTACAACAGGCGGTAATTGTAAGTTTTATCTTAGCCTTTAGTGGTTTCAGCGTTCAGGCCCAAGTTGCGAGTATACTAGCACAGACAGACATTCAATTTAAACCTTTTTTCTTCGCACGGATTCTTCACGGTTTCTATTCAGCCATCATTATGGCAGTATTATGGAAACCTGTGTACGAACACTTTTATGAAAATGGGGAAACAATCCATTCCATCCCTGTATTTATTCAGGGAAATGCTAAATGGTGGGAAGTGGCGATCCATTGGCTTCAAAATATTGGTCCACTTCTTACCATTAGCGCCCTTATCATTTATATTTTGATCTACGCCCGTCGGAATTTACAAAATTGA
- a CDS encoding patatin-like phospholipase family protein produces MKKTKIGVALGSGGARGFAHLGVLKALQDAKIPIDMIAGSSMGALVAAFYGAGHNMEQLCKLSIAFRRKFFLDFTVPRMGFIAGNRIKDFIRLFTHGKNIEELDLPVAIVATDLHHAEKVVFTEGPVAEAVRASISIPGIFVPEKKDGKLLVDGGVIDRVPVSVVKEMGADIVIAVDVSQVKKNGEISTIYDVIMQSIDILQLEIIENRSVASDVMIRPSVENFSSRAFTHIEEIIKEGEKAAEAIIPEIWDVINKRKETSNEE; encoded by the coding sequence TTGAAAAAGACAAAAATTGGGGTTGCACTTGGTTCAGGAGGGGCAAGAGGGTTTGCGCATCTTGGCGTATTAAAGGCTTTACAGGATGCTAAAATCCCTATTGATATGATAGCAGGAAGCAGTATGGGTGCATTAGTTGCCGCCTTTTATGGTGCTGGTCATAATATGGAGCAATTATGTAAATTATCCATTGCATTTAGACGCAAGTTTTTTTTGGATTTTACCGTCCCAAGAATGGGATTTATTGCGGGTAACAGAATAAAAGATTTTATTAGATTATTTACGCATGGGAAAAATATTGAAGAATTAGATTTACCAGTCGCTATTGTTGCAACAGATCTTCATCATGCAGAAAAAGTGGTGTTTACTGAAGGACCAGTTGCAGAGGCTGTACGAGCGAGTATTTCTATACCAGGTATTTTTGTTCCTGAAAAGAAAGATGGGAAACTACTAGTAGATGGAGGTGTTATTGACCGGGTGCCGGTTTCAGTTGTAAAAGAAATGGGAGCGGATATTGTGATTGCTGTAGACGTTTCGCAAGTGAAGAAAAATGGAGAAATATCGACCATATACGATGTGATAATGCAAAGTATTGATATATTACAACTGGAGATTATCGAGAACCGAAGTGTGGCATCTGATGTAATGATTCGCCCATCTGTTGAAAACTTTAGTTCACGAGCTTTTACTCATATTGAAGAAATTATCAAAGAAGGGGAGAAAGCAGCCGAAGCCATAATACCAGAAATATGGGATGTAATCAACAAGCGGAAGGAGACATCGAATGAAGAATAA
- a CDS encoding SepM family pheromone-processing serine protease: MKNKKLLPVIFLIFALVIGSSFFTLPYYVTKPGLAHELKPIVQVEGGDEDEGQLMLTTVRMGRANIYSYALASLKKYEEIIPVEEVHSPHETDEEYNVRQMYMMDNSKYNAIMVAFDFAKKPYHFDYKGVYVLNVFQGMPAAKILKAGDRIVGVDGKVFQSSKQFTQYVADKKLGDKIHLTYFRDQEKKEADVYIDQFKSHPERVGIGIGLVDDRKIISDPKVGLNTSEIGGPSAGLMFSLEIYNQLVKEDITKGKKIAGTGTISADGIVGRIGGIQQKVVAADQAGAEIFLAPHDEIPPDLQKKYPDMKSNYEEALIAAKDIHTKMKIIPIKTFQEALDYLQTL, from the coding sequence ATGAAGAATAAAAAGTTACTTCCTGTCATATTTCTCATTTTTGCCCTCGTGATAGGGTCTTCATTTTTCACATTGCCTTATTATGTAACGAAACCTGGATTAGCACATGAATTAAAGCCGATCGTTCAGGTTGAAGGTGGAGATGAGGATGAAGGCCAGCTTATGCTGACAACGGTCCGAATGGGGAGAGCGAATATATATTCTTATGCATTAGCTTCTTTAAAAAAATACGAGGAAATTATTCCAGTAGAAGAAGTTCATAGTCCGCATGAAACGGATGAAGAATATAATGTGAGACAAATGTACATGATGGATAATTCGAAATATAATGCGATCATGGTTGCGTTTGACTTTGCAAAAAAACCCTATCATTTTGACTATAAAGGGGTCTACGTTTTAAATGTTTTTCAAGGAATGCCAGCAGCTAAAATCCTGAAGGCTGGGGATCGGATTGTAGGAGTAGATGGGAAGGTATTCCAATCATCGAAACAATTCACCCAATATGTGGCGGACAAAAAACTTGGCGACAAAATCCATCTTACATATTTTCGAGATCAAGAGAAAAAAGAGGCAGATGTGTATATAGATCAATTTAAGTCTCATCCAGAGCGGGTCGGGATTGGCATCGGGTTAGTGGATGATCGAAAAATCATTAGCGATCCCAAAGTAGGTCTAAACACATCTGAAATTGGCGGTCCATCAGCGGGTTTGATGTTCAGTCTAGAAATATACAACCAATTAGTGAAGGAAGATATTACAAAAGGAAAGAAAATAGCCGGAACTGGAACGATTTCAGCTGATGGAATCGTTGGCAGAATTGGAGGAATTCAACAAAAAGTTGTGGCAGCGGATCAGGCCGGCGCAGAAATATTTCTTGCTCCTCATGATGAAATTCCACCAGATTTACAGAAAAAATATCCAGACATGAAGTCCAATTATGAAGAAGCATTGATTGCTGCAAAAGATATTCACACGAAAATGAAAATTATCCCGATCAAAACCTTTCAGGAAGCATTAGATTATTTGCAAACATTATAA
- a CDS encoding nucleotidyltransferase, whose amino-acid sequence MKSVGIVVEYNPFHNGHFFHASKAREIANADCVIAVMSGHFLQRGEPALTSKWARAHMALQSGVDLVVELPYAFSTQRAERFAFGAIHILHQLFCKSFCFGSESGEVQDFEEMVQLTNNRHNDIQKLIQLHMSQGSSYPKAQSLAYEQLFHSTAPIDLTKPNNILGYHYVQANQQFPTPMIPLTITRKNAHYHDEIFSSKHIASATSIRKALLSTENGIDEIAPYVPKATFLALQHYLQTYGSFHYWEKYWPFLQYKLLSSSPLELRKLYEIEEGIEYRLIEWARKTNTFEHFMKQVKTKRYTWTRIQRMLIHILTNTSKEEMNKKGNSPEYIRLLGMNETGKTYLNQIKKQVSIPLITKISAFKELIAFDIKATKIYSFALAPEFRQKLLESEWKQSPLIVSSPTGKELS is encoded by the coding sequence ATGAAAAGTGTTGGTATTGTAGTAGAATATAATCCTTTTCATAATGGGCATTTTTTTCATGCTTCAAAAGCTCGCGAAATCGCTAATGCAGATTGTGTCATCGCCGTCATGAGTGGGCACTTTTTACAAAGAGGGGAACCAGCATTAACTTCTAAATGGGCAAGAGCTCACATGGCTTTGCAATCTGGTGTCGACTTGGTTGTGGAACTACCTTACGCCTTCTCAACTCAAAGAGCAGAGAGATTCGCATTTGGAGCCATCCATATTCTTCATCAACTATTTTGTAAAAGCTTTTGTTTTGGAAGTGAATCAGGGGAAGTACAAGACTTCGAAGAAATGGTACAACTTACGAATAATCGGCATAATGACATACAAAAATTAATCCAATTGCATATGTCTCAAGGATCGAGCTATCCAAAAGCACAATCATTGGCCTATGAACAGCTTTTTCATTCTACGGCCCCGATTGATTTAACAAAACCTAATAATATCCTAGGATACCATTATGTTCAGGCAAATCAACAGTTTCCTACACCGATGATTCCCCTGACCATTACTAGAAAAAATGCCCATTATCATGATGAAATTTTTTCATCTAAACATATCGCAAGTGCTACAAGCATTCGTAAGGCACTGTTATCTACAGAAAATGGAATTGATGAAATTGCTCCGTATGTACCTAAAGCGACTTTTCTTGCATTACAGCATTATTTACAAACATACGGAAGTTTCCACTACTGGGAAAAATATTGGCCATTTTTACAATATAAACTCCTATCTTCATCCCCTTTGGAATTAAGAAAACTATACGAAATAGAGGAAGGAATTGAGTATCGGCTAATAGAATGGGCAAGAAAAACAAATACATTTGAGCATTTCATGAAACAAGTAAAAACAAAAAGATATACTTGGACAAGGATTCAAAGAATGCTCATACATATTTTGACTAACACGTCGAAAGAAGAAATGAACAAAAAGGGAAACTCTCCAGAATATATTCGTTTACTAGGGATGAATGAAACTGGGAAAACTTATTTAAATCAAATTAAGAAACAAGTCAGCATTCCATTAATAACGAAAATATCCGCTTTTAAAGAATTGATTGCGTTTGATATTAAAGCTACTAAAATATACAGTTTCGCATTAGCTCCCGAGTTCCGTCAGAAGCTTTTAGAGAGTGAGTGGAAACAATCTCCTCTCATCGTATCGTCCCCAACAGGAAAAGAACTTTCTTGA
- a CDS encoding YceD family protein yields MKWSIIQLQKAREQGLLIDETVQLDGLSKRDNQIRDISPVHITGRTDISSEKVTFHLRITGCFILPCSRTLVDVPYPFDVETIETFLLKPSSEEIEDAYQVTGDTIDLTPVIEEILLLEIPIQVISEEAKHSELPSGKGWDMMTEDELEKSQKDSIDPRLASLAKFFDKEK; encoded by the coding sequence ATGAAATGGTCGATAATTCAATTACAAAAAGCACGTGAACAAGGTCTTTTGATTGATGAAACAGTTCAATTAGATGGATTATCTAAAAGAGACAATCAAATCCGAGATATCTCTCCTGTTCATATTACAGGAAGAACAGATATCAGTTCTGAAAAAGTAACGTTTCATTTAAGAATAACGGGTTGTTTTATTTTGCCATGTTCAAGGACACTTGTAGATGTTCCTTACCCGTTTGATGTTGAAACAATTGAAACTTTTTTATTAAAACCTTCTTCTGAAGAAATAGAAGATGCTTATCAAGTAACGGGAGATACAATCGATTTAACTCCAGTGATTGAGGAGATTCTTTTGTTAGAAATACCCATTCAAGTGATCAGTGAGGAAGCCAAGCATTCTGAGTTACCTTCAGGAAAAGGTTGGGACATGATGACAGAAGATGAATTGGAAAAAAGTCAAAAGGATTCGATTGACCCGCGTTTAGCTAGTTTAGCGAAATTTTTTGATAAGGAAAAATAA
- the rpmF gene encoding 50S ribosomal protein L32 encodes MAVPFRRTSKTKKNKRRTHFKLQVPGMVECPNCGEMKLAHRVCKECGTYKGKDVVNK; translated from the coding sequence ATGGCAGTACCTTTTAGAAGAACTTCTAAAACTAAGAAAAATAAACGCCGTACACATTTTAAATTACAAGTACCTGGTATGGTTGAATGCCCTAACTGCGGTGAAATGAAATTAGCGCACCGTGTTTGTAAAGAGTGCGGAACTTATAAAGGAAAAGACGTTGTAAATAAATAA
- a CDS encoding enoyl-CoA hydratase/isomerase family protein, producing the protein MDYRIDVEGHGLLYFTITRESKRNAVNFQVMEGLKKAIERAKEDDIKALVVTGEGERAFCSGGDLSEFHALKTESEAYEMLSKMGKILYELATLPKPTIALINGTAVGGGCEIATACDFRIARRNTKLGFIQGSLAITTGWGGGTLLLERVQPSIGLKILSEAAVYKSDSLHSVGFIDQLVDHVNKEAVEVFLEKMSTIHSSVLSAYKQTIIRKWLETNLYTRMEQEMRTCAILWEREPHHEAVAQFLNKKKSKAK; encoded by the coding sequence ATGGATTACAGAATCGATGTTGAGGGTCATGGTTTACTCTATTTTACGATTACTCGGGAGTCGAAAAGAAATGCGGTTAACTTTCAAGTAATGGAAGGATTAAAAAAGGCAATTGAAAGAGCGAAAGAAGATGATATAAAAGCGCTCGTAGTAACAGGTGAAGGAGAACGAGCTTTCTGTTCAGGTGGGGATTTATCTGAATTTCATGCTTTAAAGACAGAATCGGAAGCATATGAAATGTTATCCAAAATGGGAAAAATCCTATACGAGCTAGCTACATTACCGAAACCAACGATTGCCTTGATTAATGGAACGGCAGTTGGTGGAGGATGTGAAATTGCCACAGCATGTGATTTCCGTATTGCAAGAAGAAATACGAAACTTGGTTTTATCCAAGGAAGTCTTGCTATTACGACGGGCTGGGGAGGAGGAACTTTACTTTTAGAAAGAGTTCAACCTTCAATTGGTTTAAAAATATTATCTGAAGCTGCCGTATATAAAAGTGATTCGCTCCATTCAGTAGGATTTATCGATCAATTGGTTGATCATGTGAATAAAGAGGCTGTTGAAGTATTCTTAGAAAAAATGTCAACCATACATAGTTCTGTACTATCAGCTTATAAGCAAACAATCATCCGAAAATGGCTGGAAACAAATCTATATACAAGAATGGAACAAGAAATGCGTACATGTGCCATTCTTTGGGAACGAGAACCCCATCATGAGGCTGTTGCACAATTCTTGAATAAAAAAAAATCGAAAGCTAAATAG